One Tunturibacter gelidoferens genomic region harbors:
- a CDS encoding DUF6600 domain-containing protein, which produces MKIRSGCRLLLAMAFPMVVCVAAGAQSGVVGTQASETAISRAVPEAKVARDSNGALPGDSHVRIVRLSDVKGTLQLDRKTGNGFEATMPNMPIVEGEKLRTAEGYAEVEFEDNSTLHLAPNSLVEFPLLALRSSGTKASTVNVVRGTVYVNLESTKGNEFLLWACGRKMTVAPATHLRVTVEGEKTVLSVFNGNVTVERGSETTLVNKKQSLTLGADQVTVAKKIDQGPYDAWDKDSNDYHARYSRANTFAGSGSSYGLSDLNYYGSFINGGGYGSFWQPYLVSAGWNPYQNGVWALYPGAGYSWVSPYPWGWLPYHSGTWSFYPGYGWGWQPGGVWNGLNNIVVTSGQTAGTLAQNPVRSPLRPAVPQKPGDGASPSSLVLAGDKPIVFSKEDKPGNFVFQKNSAGLGVPRGSLGDLSKISNHVEQHGSASMPVYASSPSLSTGGSDHGANVGPVILKAGSPVSSDNSSFPSASRPGPYTGSSSQTTPLSHSGAASASGGSSGGGSRPGSSPK; this is translated from the coding sequence ATGAAGATCCGATCCGGATGCCGGTTACTCCTCGCAATGGCGTTTCCGATGGTGGTCTGCGTTGCGGCAGGAGCGCAAAGTGGAGTGGTTGGGACACAGGCTAGTGAAACTGCCATTTCACGTGCTGTGCCGGAGGCGAAAGTCGCGAGGGACAGCAACGGGGCGCTTCCAGGCGATTCGCATGTGAGGATCGTCCGACTGAGCGATGTGAAAGGCACGCTGCAACTGGATCGCAAGACTGGCAATGGCTTTGAGGCGACGATGCCAAATATGCCTATTGTCGAAGGCGAGAAACTCCGAACGGCCGAGGGTTACGCGGAGGTGGAGTTCGAAGACAACAGCACTTTGCATTTAGCCCCAAATTCGCTGGTCGAGTTCCCGCTGCTGGCGCTGCGCAGTTCTGGGACAAAAGCCTCAACGGTTAACGTGGTAAGGGGGACAGTCTATGTGAATCTCGAAAGCACCAAGGGCAATGAGTTTCTGCTCTGGGCTTGCGGCAGGAAAATGACGGTTGCGCCTGCAACACATCTGCGGGTGACAGTCGAGGGGGAGAAGACGGTCCTGTCAGTCTTCAACGGGAACGTCACGGTGGAGCGCGGTTCGGAGACAACTCTGGTCAACAAGAAACAATCGCTGACGCTAGGCGCCGATCAGGTGACTGTCGCCAAGAAGATTGATCAGGGTCCCTATGACGCTTGGGATAAGGATTCGAACGACTACCACGCACGATATTCGCGAGCCAATACATTCGCCGGTTCAGGATCCTCGTATGGTCTAAGCGACCTCAACTACTATGGGAGCTTTATCAACGGTGGGGGGTATGGTAGTTTCTGGCAGCCTTATCTTGTCAGCGCAGGCTGGAATCCCTATCAAAACGGGGTGTGGGCTCTGTATCCCGGGGCGGGCTACTCCTGGGTCTCGCCCTATCCATGGGGATGGCTGCCGTATCATTCGGGCACGTGGTCCTTCTACCCGGGGTACGGTTGGGGCTGGCAGCCGGGCGGCGTTTGGAACGGGTTGAACAACATAGTGGTCACTAGTGGGCAGACGGCTGGTACACTCGCTCAAAATCCTGTGCGCTCGCCGCTGCGGCCTGCTGTTCCGCAAAAGCCTGGAGACGGCGCATCTCCATCTTCGCTGGTGCTCGCTGGTGACAAGCCGATAGTTTTTTCCAAAGAAGACAAGCCAGGAAACTTTGTGTTTCAAAAGAACTCAGCAGGGTTGGGGGTTCCGAGGGGATCGCTTGGGGACCTGAGCAAGATTTCGAATCATGTTGAGCAGCATGGATCCGCAAGCATGCCAGTGTATGCTTCTTCGCCTTCTCTATCGACGGGCGGGTCCGACCATGGGGCGAACGTTGGGCCAGTAATTCTGAAGGCCGGATCGCCTGTCTCAAGCGACAATTCGTCTTTCCCTTCCGCGTCGCGACCGGGGCCTTACACAGGGTCTTCGTCGCAGACAACCCCGCTGTCGCACAGCGGAGCCGCTTCAGCATCTGGAGGTTCAAGCGGTGGCGGCAGCCGCCCCGGCTCGAGCCCCAAGTGA